A genome region from Leptospira langatensis includes the following:
- the metG gene encoding methionine--tRNA ligase — protein MRAESKRKILVTSALPYANGPIHLGHVLEAIQTDIFVRYQKTAGHECHFFCADDTHGTPIMLAARKEGISPEQLIDRVRTEHYRDLSGFLVEYDNYYTTNSEENRVLSEEIYLSLKQRGHIAEREIEQAYCDTDKMFLPDRFIKGTCPNCGSPDQYGDSCEVCGATYSPKDLKNSHCSLCGTPPVSRNSKHIFFKLGDFEKYLSDWVEKENHVVDGVRKKLKEWFEAGLQDWDISRDGPYFGFKIPGEVEKYFYVWLDAPIGYMASSLHFFKGNRARFDSFWKDEKAEIFHFIGKDILYFHTLFWPATLEGSGYRSPSQVHVHGFITVNGEKMSKSRGTFIKAEGYLKHLDPEHLRFYLAGKLGPGMDDLDLSFDDYTAKVNSDFVGNFVNLVSRTSTSILDKLDRRLGKLSEEGRKILDELRASESKIREWYETRNYTRVMKECSRLGDIANKYVNDLAPWIQIKTDAELARETVTVALNAARILSIYLYPVAPKAGEKVYKLLGLDKKPEFADLSSDLEGTKVAAYEMITKRVEEKAIQTMLEENASQTAKPESAIAPKTEGVANLSEISIEELSKVDLRVGKILEAGPVDGADKLVQVKLDLGPLGTKNVFAGIKAAYKPEDLVGLSIVAVANLKARKMKFGVSEAMLLAAGEGEGLSLFVPHRGAQPGDKLK, from the coding sequence GTGAGAGCCGAATCAAAACGTAAGATTCTCGTTACTTCCGCTTTGCCATACGCTAACGGTCCTATCCACTTAGGTCACGTATTAGAAGCAATCCAAACCGACATTTTTGTTCGGTACCAAAAGACTGCCGGTCACGAATGCCATTTTTTCTGTGCAGACGACACTCATGGTACTCCAATCATGTTGGCTGCGAGAAAAGAAGGTATCAGTCCCGAGCAATTGATCGATCGCGTAAGGACGGAACATTATCGTGATCTTTCCGGCTTCTTGGTTGAATACGATAATTATTATACCACTAACTCCGAAGAGAATCGAGTTCTTTCCGAAGAGATCTATCTTTCCTTAAAGCAAAGAGGACATATCGCAGAAAGAGAGATAGAGCAGGCTTATTGCGATACTGATAAGATGTTCCTTCCGGATCGTTTTATCAAGGGAACCTGCCCGAATTGCGGTAGTCCCGATCAATACGGCGATAGCTGCGAAGTCTGCGGAGCCACTTATTCCCCTAAGGATCTAAAGAATTCCCATTGTTCCTTATGCGGAACTCCTCCCGTTAGTCGCAACTCCAAGCATATCTTCTTCAAGCTTGGGGATTTCGAGAAGTATCTCTCCGACTGGGTGGAAAAAGAGAATCATGTTGTGGATGGAGTCCGCAAAAAGCTAAAGGAATGGTTCGAGGCAGGCTTGCAAGATTGGGATATTTCCAGGGACGGGCCTTATTTCGGATTCAAGATCCCCGGAGAAGTCGAAAAGTATTTCTACGTTTGGCTGGATGCTCCCATCGGTTATATGGCATCTAGTTTACATTTCTTTAAAGGAAATCGTGCTCGTTTCGATTCCTTTTGGAAGGATGAGAAGGCGGAGATCTTCCATTTTATAGGCAAGGACATTCTGTATTTCCATACTCTCTTCTGGCCTGCGACCTTGGAGGGAAGCGGTTATCGTTCTCCTTCTCAAGTGCATGTCCATGGATTCATTACGGTCAATGGCGAGAAGATGTCCAAATCCAGAGGCACTTTCATCAAGGCCGAAGGTTATCTGAAACACTTGGATCCGGAGCACCTTCGTTTTTATCTGGCGGGAAAGCTCGGGCCGGGAATGGACGATTTGGATCTTTCCTTTGACGATTATACTGCCAAAGTGAACTCGGATTTTGTCGGGAATTTTGTGAACTTGGTTTCTAGGACTTCCACTTCTATATTAGATAAACTTGATAGAAGGCTCGGTAAACTAAGCGAAGAGGGTCGTAAGATCCTGGATGAACTGAGAGCGTCGGAGTCCAAGATCAGAGAATGGTATGAGACTCGCAATTATACCAGAGTGATGAAGGAATGTTCTCGCTTAGGAGATATCGCTAACAAGTACGTGAACGATCTTGCTCCTTGGATCCAGATCAAAACGGACGCTGAGCTTGCGAGAGAAACAGTCACTGTGGCTTTGAATGCAGCTCGAATTCTTTCCATTTATCTTTATCCTGTCGCACCAAAGGCCGGAGAGAAAGTATATAAACTGTTAGGCTTGGATAAGAAGCCGGAATTTGCGGATCTTTCTTCCGATCTGGAAGGAACGAAAGTGGCCGCATATGAAATGATCACTAAACGCGTAGAGGAAAAAGCGATTCAAACTATGTTGGAAGAAAACGCAAGCCAAACTGCTAAACCGGAGAGTGCCATTGCTCCTAAAACGGAAGGAGTAGCGAATCTTTCCGAGATCTCTATCGAAGAATTAAGTAAGGTCGATCTAAGGGTCGGTAAGATCCTGGAAGCGGGTCCTGTGGATGGAGCGGATAAGCTTGTCCAAGTGAAATTGGATCTGGGACCTCTTGGGACCAAGAACGTTTTCGCTGGGATAAAAGCCGCTTATAAGCCTGAGGATCTTGTTGGTTTAAGCATCGTTGCGGTTGCGAACCTGAAAGCGAGAAAGATGAAGTTCGGGGTTTCCGAAGCAATGCTTTTGGCTGCGGGAGAAGGAGAAGGCTTGAGTCTTTTTGTTCCTCATCGCGGAGCGCAACCAGGCGATAAGCTGAAATAA
- a CDS encoding TerB family tellurite resistance protein yields the protein MERVSSLASKVLPGHEFYEKFQKSLDRETEIFQLKMNYAKVLVSLWSYSCHADGVFHRKEGNLVGQMVKAMFDKDCIFDHHHDQKAEIVEELSEVFESPLPIKMITDFAEGNPVLATNFYEDAVCIVTADGKFTVREKEFLEDLAKELEISSMDKKNIENKYAGDEE from the coding sequence ATGGAAAGGGTTTCATCCTTGGCGAGTAAGGTTCTACCAGGCCATGAGTTCTATGAAAAATTCCAGAAAAGTCTGGATCGGGAAACCGAGATCTTTCAACTCAAGATGAATTATGCCAAGGTCTTAGTCAGCCTTTGGTCTTACTCTTGCCATGCGGACGGCGTTTTCCATAGAAAAGAAGGAAACTTGGTGGGACAAATGGTCAAGGCCATGTTCGACAAGGATTGCATTTTTGATCATCACCACGATCAAAAGGCAGAGATCGTCGAAGAACTTTCCGAAGTATTCGAATCCCCACTTCCCATCAAAATGATCACTGATTTCGCGGAAGGAAATCCTGTGCTCGCAACGAACTTTTACGAAGATGCAGTTTGCATCGTGACTGCAGATGGGAAATTTACAGTAAGAGAAAAAGAATTTTTAGAGGATCTCGCCAAAGAATTAGAGATCTCCTCTATGGATAAGAAGAATATCGAAAATAAATACGCGGGCGACGAAGAGTAA
- a CDS encoding RHS repeat-associated core domain-containing protein codes for MSGSEPEVARPAEAGSPKSNAGPWNLIPSALENTTAIGSKSSSSSIDGSGVPAVGGFFYQTDRLGSTSMLTDGNGNPVSGPGRSGTSYVGYLPYGEMNNTESSGPDIFRYKFTGQILDEDTGLYYYKSRYYDPFLARFIQADDRANQGINGLNRYMYVGGNPTNSIDPNGHVNLSQAIHMFNRIVGHILGKNFHNGNSPSFQSIGHDLSHSLLGKGLAQVGRWILRIPTLLLDSQILFLDSQFGTLYNLVTGKGLPQYSFKHGAVLVTNSGLGNLFHDFPVLNNGGGLTPGPVVFMYKKPGDWFGHMEWNATLKHEYGHVDEFYSMNGIDFFGRILRRPSQRNGTPFLESHADHLAGTDLYGSNVLVEQIFGAIVRNDPSLAFIFGIYSDIITEQNIWEYLPLFL; via the coding sequence ATGAGCGGTAGCGAACCCGAAGTAGCCCGGCCCGCGGAAGCGGGGTCGCCCAAAAGCAACGCAGGGCCTTGGAATCTAATTCCGTCTGCCTTAGAAAACACGACAGCGATCGGTTCTAAGAGTAGCAGTAGCAGCATAGACGGATCGGGTGTGCCTGCGGTAGGAGGATTCTTTTACCAGACGGACAGACTTGGCTCAACGTCGATGCTCACAGATGGCAATGGGAACCCAGTATCCGGTCCAGGAAGATCAGGGACTAGCTACGTAGGTTACCTTCCTTATGGAGAGATGAACAACACCGAATCTAGTGGTCCTGATATATTCCGTTACAAGTTTACTGGCCAGATCTTAGATGAGGACACTGGGCTTTACTACTACAAATCCCGCTATTATGATCCATTCTTGGCGAGATTCATCCAGGCGGATGATAGAGCGAACCAGGGGATTAATGGTCTTAACAGATACATGTACGTGGGAGGAAACCCTACTAATAGCATAGACCCGAATGGGCATGTGAACTTATCTCAGGCGATCCACATGTTCAACCGGATCGTTGGTCATATACTTGGTAAGAATTTCCACAACGGAAATAGCCCGAGCTTCCAATCGATAGGACATGATTTGAGTCATAGCTTGTTGGGTAAAGGCTTAGCGCAAGTTGGCCGCTGGATCCTAAGAATTCCGACGCTATTGTTGGATTCGCAGATCCTTTTCCTTGATTCACAGTTTGGTACACTATACAATCTTGTCACAGGTAAAGGACTACCTCAGTATAGCTTTAAGCATGGGGCAGTGTTAGTGACCAATTCTGGATTAGGTAACCTATTTCATGATTTTCCAGTATTAAATAATGGCGGAGGATTAACCCCCGGTCCTGTGGTATTTATGTATAAGAAACCTGGAGATTGGTTTGGCCATATGGAATGGAATGCTACTTTGAAACATGAGTATGGTCATGTTGATGAGTTTTATAGTATGAATGGTATTGATTTCTTTGGAAGGATTTTGAGACGACCTTCCCAAAGAAACGGGACTCCTTTTTTGGAATCTCATGCGGATCATTTAGCAGGAACCGATTTATACGGTAGCAACGTTCTGGTAGAGCAGATTTTTGGTGCTATAGTCAGAAATGATCCATCTTTAGCGTTTATTTTCGGAATCTACTCAGATATAATTACGGAGCAGAACATATGGGAGTATTTACCTCTATTTTTATGA
- a CDS encoding RHS repeat-associated core domain-containing protein has protein sequence MSDSEPVVARPAVAGSPKSNSGIDGSGVPAVGGFFYQTDRLGSTSMLTDGNGNPVSGPGRSGVSYVGYLPYGEMNTTESGGPDIFRYKFTGQILDEDTGLYYYKSRYYDPFLARFIQADDRANQGINGLNRYMYVGGNPTNSIDPNGHVNLSQAIHMFNRIVGHILGKNFHNGNSPSFQSIGHDLSRGMLFKGAVRIVGYTLAAIVNSIALTFEFYVGLSYNLLNGYGLPKLSFRHGALLIENSGIGNILKDEGWGGGGITLAPVIYMGRHGNGILAKYAYRNSLQHEYGHISEFYDWGGIDYYSSALSRPFQGSSGGGYLETNADVRAGTNDYLHNYSDAYLNYLIFRNVFFSQVPSNPRNEYIIFNIFLSLGIVIIPFPRSY, from the coding sequence ATGAGCGATAGCGAACCCGTAGTAGCCCGGCCCGCTGTAGCGGGGTCGCCCAAAAGCAATTCAGGCATAGACGGCTCAGGTGTACCTGCGGTTGGGGGATTCTTTTACCAAACGGACAGACTCGGATCTACATCCATGCTCACAGACGGTAACGGAAATCCAGTATCCGGTCCAGGAAGATCTGGAGTAAGCTACGTTGGTTATCTCCCCTATGGAGAAATGAACACAACCGAATCTGGTGGTCCGGATATATTCCGCTATAAATTCACAGGTCAGATCTTAGATGAGGACACGGGGCTTTACTATTACAAATCCCGCTATTACGATCCTTTCTTAGCAAGATTCATCCAAGCTGATGATAGAGCAAATCAGGGGATCAACGGTCTCAATAGATACATGTACGTGGGTGGAAATCCGACTAACAGTATAGATCCGAACGGGCATGTAAACTTATCTCAAGCGATTCACATGTTTAACCGGATCGTGGGCCACATACTTGGTAAGAATTTCCACAATGGCAATAGTCCGAGCTTCCAGTCGATAGGGCATGATTTGAGCAGGGGCATGCTTTTCAAGGGAGCAGTAAGAATAGTAGGCTATACACTTGCTGCTATCGTAAATTCGATTGCTTTGACTTTCGAATTCTATGTCGGCCTTTCATATAACCTTTTAAACGGTTATGGTTTGCCAAAATTATCTTTTAGGCACGGTGCCCTGTTGATAGAAAATTCGGGCATTGGAAATATCTTAAAAGATGAGGGCTGGGGCGGAGGTGGAATAACATTAGCTCCAGTAATCTACATGGGAAGACATGGAAATGGAATTTTAGCCAAGTATGCTTATCGGAATTCTCTTCAACACGAATATGGGCATATAAGTGAGTTTTATGACTGGGGTGGGATTGACTATTACTCTAGTGCGCTATCCCGGCCATTCCAGGGTTCATCTGGAGGTGGCTATTTGGAAACGAATGCAGATGTTCGAGCAGGTACAAATGACTATTTACATAATTATTCGGATGCATACTTGAACTATCTGATTTTTAGAAATGTTTTCTTTTCTCAAGTTCCTTCTAATCCAAGAAATGAGTATATTATTTTCAATATATTCTTATCTCTTGGTATAGTCATCATTCCTTTTCCGAGGTCTTATTAA